A stretch of Lactuca sativa cultivar Salinas chromosome 6, Lsat_Salinas_v11, whole genome shotgun sequence DNA encodes these proteins:
- the LOC111901954 gene encoding extensin, with protein MRLTKTKGPTMATLIVPLLVALLSLSIPLSITAYYKDKTPYTILNHPIHGKSPPPPPPPKSPSKSPPPPKTPPAMHGKSPAPPPPPKSSPPPPYIHGKSPSTPPKSPPSPPKSPPPPKSPSPPSPSVHGKSPPTPPKSPPPPKSPSPPKSPPPPPPSTHGKSPPSPPKSPSPPKYPSPPPSIHSKSPPSPPKSPTPPKSPPPPKYPSPPPSIHGKSPPSPPKSPAPPKSPPPPPPSVHGKSPKSPPPPKNPSPPPPPPPSIHGKSPPTPPKSPPPPKSPSPPPPPPKVTTTTI; from the coding sequence ATGAGATTAACAAAAACGAAGGGGCCAACAATGGCCACTTTGATTGTGCCTCTTCTTGTAGCCTTACTTTCTCTAAGCATTCCTTTATCAATTACAGCATACTATAAAGATAAAACACCATATACGATTCTTAATCATCCAATCCATGGTAaatctcctccaccaccaccacctcctaagTCACCGTCAAAATCACCACCACCTCCTAAGACACCACCAGCCATGCATGGCAAGTCTCCagcaccacctccacctcctaaGTCATCGCCACCACCACCTTACATCCATGGGAAGTCTCCATCGACGCCTCCAAAGTCTCCACCATCACCTCCTAAGTCACCACCACCTCCTAAGTCTccgtcaccaccatcaccatccgTCCATGGGAAGTCTCCACCAACACCTCCTAAGTCACCACCACCTCCTAAGTCACCGTCACCTCCTaagtctccaccaccaccaccaccatctactCATGGGAAGTCTCCACCATCACCTCCTAAGTCACCATCACCTCCTAAGTATCCGTCACCACCACCATCCATCCATAGTAAGTCTCCACCATCACCTCCTAAGTCACCAACACCTCCTAAGTCTCCTCCACCTCCTAAGtatccatcaccaccaccatccatCCATGGTAAGTCTCCACCATCACCTCCTAAGTCACCAGCACCTCCTaagtctccaccaccaccaccaccgtccgTTCATGGGAAGTCTCCTAAGTCACCACCACCTCCTAAGaatccatcaccaccaccaccaccaccaccatccatcCATGGGAAGTCTCCACCAACACCTCCTAAGTCACCACCTCCTCCTAAATCTCcttcaccgccaccaccacctcctaaaGTCACAACCACTACCATTTAG